From one Musa acuminata AAA Group cultivar baxijiao chromosome BXJ2-6, Cavendish_Baxijiao_AAA, whole genome shotgun sequence genomic stretch:
- the LOC135581523 gene encoding L-type lectin-domain containing receptor kinase VIII.1-like, giving the protein MPRQQQQQRQRVLSFWSCRLVPLLAAVLLVSVLQVGGGEAVVFNFRTLTLGNLKLLGDAHLKNGSFRLSRDLPVPNSGAGRALYAEPVRLRHPATRAPLPFSTFFSFSIVNLNPSSIGGGLAFLLAPDDTSVGDAGGFLGLVNATASAAPGRASVVAVEFDTRMDVEFDDINGNHVGVDLGSLVSAQVADLDSVGIDLKSGDLINAWIEYGGGAAGWTLEVFVSYSTVRPADPVLSFPVDLGRYVDDFAFVGFSGSTQGSTEIHSVEWWSFSSPSLGASPPSTTTTAPPPPATLVFPFFGPSPPSLPPSAPVPVAAESPSEGTVRPSSASSCQNNGLCRQGPAAVAGVATASAFVVAAVAGLGFWVFTRRTKSPKKWEHLAATSEIVNTPREFSYRELVVATRGFDSSRIIGHGAFGTVYKGIIPETGAMVAVKRCIQNGSDSGGQQARAEFLSELSIIAGLRHRNLVRLQGWCHEKGEILLVYDYMIHGSLDKALFDPKAPPLGWRHRKKILIGVASALAYLHRECENQVIHRDVKSSNVMLDEDYHARLGDFGLARQVEHDKSPDATVTAGTMGYLAPEYLLTGRATEKTDVFSFGAVVLEVACGRRPIDGDGDNNRIAGGAGSSTRRCSNLVEWVWGLHGEGRILDAVDRRLDGEFEEGEMRRALLVGLACSNPDPMTRPGMRNVVQMLSGEADPPFVPVAKPSMSFSTNQHLLLSLQDSVSDYNAMGLNLSMSSSSSSSLTSTLRACGGGGGGGEGT; this is encoded by the coding sequence ATGCCACGACAACAGCAGCAACAGCGGCAGCGAGTGCTTTCCTTCTGGAGTTGCCGACTGGTTCCTCTTCTTGCGGCGGTGCTTCTCGTGTCTGTGTTGCAGGTGGGTGGCGGCGAGGCGGTGGTCTTCAACTTCCGGACGCTCACACTGGGGAACCTCAAGCTGTTGGGGGACGCGCACCTTAAGAACGGTAGCTTCCGCCTCTCCCGCGACCTCCCCGTCCCCAACTCCGGCGCCGGCCGCGCCCTCTACGCCGAGCCCGTCCGCCTCCGCCACCCTGCCACCCGTGCCcccctccccttctccaccttcttctccttctccatcgTCAACCTCAATCCCTCCTCCATCGGCGGCGGCCTCGCCTTCCTCCTCGCCCCCGACGACACCTCCGTCGGCGACGCCGGTGGCTTCCTCGGCCTCGTCAACGCTACCGCCAGCGCCGCCCCCGGCCGCGCCTCCGTCGTCGCGGTCGAGTTCGACACGCGCATGGACGTCGAGTTCGATGACATCAACGGCAACCACGTAGGGGTGGACCTCGGCAGCTTGGTCTCGGCGCAAGTCGCCGACCTGGACTCCGTTGGGATTGACCTGAAGAGCGGCGACCTCATCAACGCCTGGATCGAGTACGGCGGCGGCGCCGCAGGGTGGACGCTTGAGGTCTTCGTTTCCTACTCCACCGTTCGCCCCGCCGACCCCGTCCTCTCTTTCCCGGTCGATCTCGGCCGGTACGTCGACGATTTCGCGTTTGTTGGCTTCTCCGGATCCACCCAGGGAAGCACCGAGATCCACAGCGTCGAATGGTGGAGCTTCTCCTCACCTTCTCTCGGCGCCTCCCCACCGTCCACGACGACGACAGCGCCTCCGCCTCCTGCAACCCTAGTCTTCCCATTCTTTGGCCCATCGCCGCCTTCCTTACCCCCTTCCGCCCCTGTCCCTGTAGCCGCCGAAAGCCCCAGCGAAGGAACTGTGCGGCCCTCCTCGGCCTCGTCCTGCCAGAACAACGGGCTTTGTCGCCAGGGCCCAGCCGCGGTCGCTGGGGTGGCGACGGCCAGCGCCTTCGTCGTCGCGGCAGTTGCCGGCTTGGGCTTCTGGGTCTTCACCCGGAGGACAAAGTCACCCAAGAAATGGGAACACTTGGCGGCGACGTCGGAGATCGTCAACACCCCGAGAGAGTTCAGCTACAGAGAGTTAGTCGTTGCCACTCGAGGCTTCGACTCATCTCGTATCATTGGCCACGGCGCCTTCGGCACCGTCTACAAAGGGATCATCCCGGAGACGGGCGCGATGGTGGCCGTCAAGAGGTGCATCCAGAACGGGAGCGACAGCGGCGGGCAGCAGGCGAGGGCGGAGTTCCTCTCTGAGCTCTCCATCATTGCCGGCCTACGGCACAGGAATTTAGTTCGCCTACAAGGTTGGTGCCACGAGAAGGGGGAGATCCTCTTGGTCTACGACTACATGATCCACGGAAGTCTCGACAAGGCTCTGTTCGATCCAAAGGCGCCGCCTTTGGGGTGGCGGCACCGCAAGAAGATACTCATCGGGGTGGCTTCCGCCCTCGCCTACCTCCACCGCGAGTGCGAGAACCAGGTGATCCACCGCGACGTCAAGTCGAGCAATGTGATGCTCGACGAGGACTACCACGCCAGGCTCGGAGACTTCGGACTAGCGCGCCAGGTCGAGCACGACAAGTCGCCGGACGCCACCGTCACCGCCGGCACGATGGGTTACCTCGCGCCCGAATACCTGCTCACGGGTCGTGCCACCGAGAAGACCGACGTCTTCAGCTTCGGCGCGGTCGTGCTCGAAGTGGCTTGCGGCCGCCGCCCGATCGACGGCGACGGCGACAACAACCGCATCGCAGGCGGCGCCGGCAGCAGCACCAGGAGGTGCAGTAATCTGGTCGAATGGGTGTGGGGGCTGCATGGGGAAGGAAGGATACTGGACGCGGTGGACCGGCGATTGGACGGGGAATTCGAGGAGGGAGAGATGCGGCGAGCGTTGCTCGTCGGGCTGGCATGCTCCAACCCGGACCCGATGACGAGGCCGGGGATGCGGAACGTGGTCCAAATGCTGAGCGGCGAAGCCGACCCGCCATTCGTGCCGGTGGCAAAGCCATCAATGAGCTTCAGCACCAATCAACATTTACTGCTCAGTCTACAAGACAGCGTTTCCGACTACAACGCCATGGGACTCAACCTCTCCATGTCATCATCCTCTTCATCCTCTCTAACCAGCACACTACGagcctgcggcggcggcggcggcggcggagaaggGACATAG
- the LOC103989717 gene encoding uncharacterized protein LOC103989717, whose product MDAQPAVFPGKRRTGAKSSEVKNGDGVKAPKKPPWQFVTAAQPRPKRAFGVARSTNVPVEKPHLTAKPRKVLAAAAPPPQPPTGTRKIRPVCIQETKTAAVTKTSRKDEHQEAVGTPTSSTKPTVAGTPYLSALNCSKCKLDQLESSTYWLAQIRLAESTGKHFVSAAFFRLALECHAQPLHRLRIELRDYVTRHQVNSMESVWVDLSRAYGLGKGGLDSDSCDLIQNNSLLAEMHGSMDEPDVDLCNLDRGHVSLAKKDGCSEHDDVDGIAADKSLHDAAEAKANYGDEEKFGNMELIDSASIDTLTGNKCGGATNICCSSNKRVSSSPGKIETAKSCLSTGKDMVVGSVVTQEMSKASANNAARSNHGVGRRNRSCQDTSKNRETDA is encoded by the exons ATGGACGCTCAGCCCGCCGTCTTCCCTG GGAAGCGCAGAACGGGCGCAAAGTCTTCCGAAGTAAAGAATGGCGACGGCGTCAAGGCTCCCAAGAAACCCCCATGGCAGTTCGTCACCGCCGCTCAACCCAG GCCGAAGCGTGCTTTTGGCGTCGCGAGGAGCACGAATGTTCCCGTCGAGAAGCCTCACCTCACCGCCAAGCCCCGGAAAGTTCTcgcagcagcagcaccaccaccaCAACCACCAACTGGTACTAGAAAGATACGCCCAGTCTGTATTCAAGAAACAAAGACAGCAGCAGTCACCAAAACCAGCAGAAAAGATGAACACCAAGAGGCGGTCGGCACACCAACGTCTTCGACCAAGCCCACCGTTGCAGGCACGCCGTACCTCAGTGCCCTGAATTGCAGCAAGTGCAAGCTCGACCAGCTCGAGTCGTCGACGTACTGGCTCGCGCAGATAAGATTGGCGGAGTCCACAGGGAAGCACTTTGTTTCCGCCGCTTTCTTCCGCCTCGCGTTGGAATGCCATGCCCAG CCGTTACATAGGCTTCGAATCGAGCTCAGAGATTACGTGACGCGACATCAAGTTAATTCAATGGAATCCGTGTGGGTTGATCTGTCTCGGGCTTATGGACTGGGGAAGGGAGGATTGGATTCTGACTCGTGCGATCTCATTCAGAATAATTCTCTCTTAGCTGAAATGCACGGTTCAATGGATGAACCTGATGTTGATCTATGTAATCTTGATCGAGGTCATGTTTCTCTAGCCAAAAAGGATGGATGCTCAGAACATGACGATGTCGATGGCATAGCAGCCGATAAGAGTCTGCATGATGCAGCTGAAGCGAAAGCCAATTATGGTGATGAAGAAAAATTTGGGAATATGGAGCTGATCGACAGTGCATCGATCGACACCTTAACTGGGAATAAATGTGGTGGTGCTACCAACATCTGTTGCAGCAGTAATAAGCGTGTAAGTTCTTCGCCCGGAAAGATTGAGACTGCAAAATCTTGCCTTTCCACTGGCAAAGACATGGTGGTGGGCTCAGTGGTGACTCAAGAAATGTCCAAAGCCTCAGCTAACAATGCAGCAAGGAGTAACCATGGCGTAGGTAGAAGAAACAGGAGCTGTCAGGATACAAGCAAAAACAGAGAGACCGATGCTTA G
- the LOC103989905 gene encoding uncharacterized protein LOC103989905, which yields MMKPGGVMVSSSPGREKLPSPLGFARLLSCKVGGGSRTRARLASSAAARSSPLFVSRSRSVGRSTSAATAAASGEGEPSSPTVTCIGQVRMRNKCSGKKKPRPKKVRSKSFLIPRRCLEKLLLCGLFGARRRPKGGGSGEGGRRSLWWRWAGVRSGGSSGYRQQKPDPFWPPPQPPEFVGAGKAPDVEEDIDYNNEDRKEAAQEDDTRVSVPSAIALPPKNALLLMRCRSAPHNRASSLSVARFEVSSLPDPALPDDVRQGKTQQQQRQEERRSSGGEELVQEAEAVPGTEEDGGSESRRPLVLSRSNSVPARRAAVPEATNCLWTSGSWPRRSGPSHE from the coding sequence ATGATGAAGCCCGGAGGCGTCATGGTGTCCTCCAGCCCTGGTAGGGAGAAGCTCCCGTCGCCGCTAGGCTTTGCCCGTTTGCTCTCATGCAAGGTTGGCGGGGGTAGCCGGACACGCGCCCGCCTCGCTTCGTCGGCAGCCGCCCGTTCCAGCCCCTTGTTCGTGTCTCGGAGCAGGAGCGTTGGTCGTTCGACCTCGGCGGCTACTGCGGCCGCGTCGGGGGAAGGGGAGCCCTCCTCGCCCACGGTCACCTGCATTGGCCAGGTTAGGATGCGAAACAAGTGCTCGGGGAAGAAGAAGCCTCGGCCTAAGAAGGTGAGAAGTAAGTCATTTTTGATCCCGCGCCGGTGCCTGGAAAAGCTTCTTCTATGCGGCCTGTTCGGCGCTCGGAGGAGGCCCAAGGGCGGCGGAAGCGGCGAGGGAGGCCGACGGTCGCTGTGGTGGCGATGGGCTGGCGTCCGATCTGGCGGGAGTAGTGGGTACCGGCAGCAAAAGCCGGATCCTTTTTGGCCGCCACCACAGCCTCCGGAGTTCGTCGGAGCCGGAAAGGCACCGGATGTAGAAGAGGACATAGATTACAACAACGAGGATCGAAAGGAGGCGGCGCAAGAAGACGATACTAGGGTTTCCGTGCCGTCAGCGATAGCGTTGCCGCCAAAGAACGCACTGCTGCTGATGAGATGCCGATCGGCGCCGCACAACCGGGCTtcttcgctctccgtcgctcgattCGAGGTGTCCTCGCTCCCGGATCCGGCATTGCCGGATGATGTCAGGCAAGGCAAAACGCAACAGCAGCAGCGGCAAGAAGAGCggaggtcgagcggcggagaggagCTGGTGCAGGAAGCCGAAGCGGTACCGGGAACAGAGGAGGACGGGGGGTCGGAGTCGCGGCGGCCGCTGGTGCTGTCGCGGAGCAATTCAGTGCCGGCGCGGAGGGCCGCGGTCCCGGAGGCAACCAACTGCCTCTGGACCAGCGGCAGCTGGCCTCGTCGTTCGGGCCCTTCTCACGAGTAG
- the LOC135615771 gene encoding uncharacterized protein LOC135615771 isoform X4 has protein sequence MSVTHNFTVCYLQFITRTVNDDNGMSQNSDLPGSTLRSFCEEVSIDLDHLEASFISSLYSLLADLFQSEDAFSGDSTFTKHSALNKLLKLKGDISNGLEKIECEIDLLEKELKSVDCDAKACSYQTSFNLANDSAAEACIQLLVGVPNESNHLKDQNVDLTQMAYVQHVPCNSLVEHGTIVEDNNVIHLETSSSKIGFGIEKLSESHSSIEDERLKSSEVQQTVDSDDGGRLMVASEDGNRDYVDRGSVSAFISSDETLRGNIHSNLITSIMDFNKNASEHAWKLLGTSLPTNPLQSDIWGLVNLTACRQNDSTIKEKLSIRKCQVKFKERVLTLKFKALHHLWKEDLRLLYIRKLRTKSTKRFELSNRSSQNGSQKQRSSIRSRFALPAGNLTLVPTTEIVDFTGKLLSDSLIKLYRNNLKMPALILDDKEKTYSRFVTQNGLIEDPLIFEKERATINPWSQDEKVVFMEMLAKYGKDFARISLSLNHKTTADCIEFYYKNHKSESFKEVKKCLDLRKQQQCLRANTYLVASGNKWNHEISCVSPDRLASAPIAVAHGHGTTRSEKNIGSVVYGTYNDVKVPYLEGANSVNISGEERESVAADVLAGIRGALFSEAMSSCDTSSIDPSEKMNCITADRLLTPEITQNLDEDDCSDEGSGELDSADWTDDEKSIFVQALSMYGKDFTRISSCMRRSREQCKIFFSKARKCLGLDVILQGTVNAGMPLSDTNGGRSDTDDACVAEMNSAICSTQSCSKMGVDASQSVANISYEGIAHVASTHFHVETDRLNKEDEDVSAGPDLDGGGEKVDTKYVSTIHDDELVGEADNLQSDACPKESIVDALGGTKAAQLCKVTDSADTETKVGRIANIISPTKSVVTIRKTDPVAIACMDGQSKQLTASIVHKTGTDGSYPADGLKEVDSKASPTTEVGLSNKKSINNNFTAIGNGSLNTVPDSNASGAPLLSGNKVNVCHRLTFGPNYQQQMQLDLLPCVPKKHQTVLLKQEDVHSIPLNSFLPDPSSVCFGGPIDVSSETTLNFEEHGSKWHQNMVKRDIYQQYITRNLPVNQVDHNMHILRGYPLQALNQEVKRETDLPAGEKRSLLETESKRCGVSQSNQFFMSDMHWNKSDPSHSRSSMSCPSRSENHSEAELRTCVKNACSEIEEHRTGDVKLFGKILSHTCSLQKSGTSSHESNVPSSPKLDGCSTANSSCIVKDGNRLVSDVGNGQVGLEDPPARTYGFWDGKRVQNGNPSLPDTTAMLAKYQGSLAGVSFYSTKDAIPIRNGVVTDYPQSCMQQLSSDGKRIENIPELQKRNAIGIVSGFQQQGRVTPLGANMMGGGGILVGGGGVSDPVAALKMHYAARASVGSTDMMESWRGDMGGR, from the exons ATGTCTGTCACCCACAACTTCACAGTCTGCTACTTGCAGTTCATCACCAG GACTGTGAATGATGATAATGGGATGAGTCAAAACAGTGATTTACCTGGATCCACGCTTCGATCTTTCTGTGAGGAAGTTTCAATTGATTTGGACCATTTAGAGGCCAGTTTTATTAGTTCCCTCTATTCTCTGCTTGCTGATTTGTTTCAGTCTGAGGATGCCTTCTCTGGTGATTCCACTTTCACGAAGCATTCTGCTCTGAACAAACTATTGAAATTGAAAGGGGATATATCAAATGGATTGGAAAAGATAGAATGCGAAATTGATTTGTTAGAAAAAGAGCTTAAGTCAGTGGATTGTGATGCTAAAGCTTGTTCTTATCAAACTTCCTTCAATTTAGCTAATGACTCTGCTGCAGAAGCTTGCATACAGCTGTTGGTTGGTGTACCAAATGAATCTAATCATTTGAAGGATCAAAATGTAGATTTGACTCAAATGGCTTATGTACAGCATGTGCCTTGTAACAGTCTCGTTGAACATGGCACAATAGTTGAAGACAACAATGTTATTCATCTAGAAACATCATCATCTAAGATTGGTTTTGGCATTGAGAAACTGTCTGAAAGCCACTCATCAATTGAGGATGAAAGACTGAAGTCTAGTGAAGTACAGCAGACTGTCGACTCAGATGATGGGGGAAGGCTAATGGTTGCATCTGAAGATGGGAACAGAGATTATGTAGATAGAGGCAGTGTTAGTGCTTTTATAAGCTCTGATGAGACTCTGCGAGGAAATATACACTCTAATTTAATAACTTCAATTATGGATTTTAACAAGAATGCTTCAGAACATGCCTGGAAGTTACTTGGCACATCACTTCCAACAAATCCGCTGCAGTCAGATATTTGGGGATTGGTTAACCTCACAGCATGCAGGCAGAATGACTCGACAATCAAAGAAAAGCTCAGTATTCGTAAGTGCCAGGTAAAATTTAAAGAACGGGTTCTTACTCTTAAATTCAAGGCACTGCATCACTTATGGAAGGAGGACTTGCGCCTTCTTTATATAAGGAAACTTCGTACAAAGTCAACCAAACGTTTTGAACTTAGTAACCGTTCGTCTCAAAATGGTTCTCAAAAGCAACGGTCTTCGATCCGGTCTCGGTTTGCATTGCCCG CAGGTAATTTAACTCTGGTTCCTACAACTGAAATAGTGGACTTTACTGGTAAATTACTGTCAGATTCACTGATAAAGCTTTATAGAAATAACTTGAAGATGCCAGCATTAATATTAGATGATAAGGAGAAGACATACAGCAGATTTGTTACACAAAATGGATTAATAGAAGATCCTCTTATTTTTGAGAAGGAAAGAGCAACGATAAACCCATGGTCACAGGATGAAAAAGTAGTTTTCATGGAGATGCTTGCAAAGTATGGTAAAGATTTTGCTAGGATTTCTTTGTCTCTGAACCACAAAACAACGGCAGACTGCATTGAATTTTATTATAAGAACCATAAATCAGAGAGTTTCAAAGAAGTGAAGAAATGCTTGGATCTCAGAAAGCAGCAGCAGTGCTTACGAGCCAACACCTACCTTGTAGCATCAGGAAACAAGTGGAATCATGAAATAAGTTGTGTTTCTCCTGATAGGTTGGCTTCAGCTCCGATTGCAGTAGCACATGGTCATGGTACTACAAGGAGTGAAAAGAATATCGGAAGTGTTGTTTATGGGACCTACAATGATGTGAAAGTGCCTTACTTAGAAGGGGCGAACAGTGTTAATATTTCAGGTGAAGAAAGGGAATCTGTAGCTGCTGATGTGTTAGCAGGCATTCGTGGTGCTCTGTTCTCAGAGGCAATGAGCTCATGTGATACCAGCTCCATTGATCCTTCTGAGAAGATGAACTGCATTACAGCAGACCGACTGCTGACACCAGAAATTACTCAAAACCTAGATGAGGATGACTGCTCCGATGAGGGTAGTGGAGAACTGGACTCAGCTGATTGGACAGATGATGAGAAATCTATATTTGTCCAGGCTTTGAGCATGTATGGCAAAGATTTCACCAGGATCTCAAGCTGTATGAGAAGATCAAGGGAGCAATGCAAGATCTTCTTCAGTAAGGCTCGAAAGTGCCTTGGTCTTGATGTCATTCTCCAAGGCACTGTCAATGCGGGGATGCCATTGAGTGACACAAATGGTGGAAGGAGTGACACAGATGACGCCTGTGTTGCTGAGATGAATTCTGCTATCTGCAGTACCCAATCTTGTTCAAAAATGGGTGTGGACGCCTCCCAGTCTGTAGCTAACATTAGCTATGAAGGGATTGCTCATGTTGCAAGCACCCATTTCCATGTTGAAACTGATAGATTAAATAAAGAGGATGAGGATGTATCGGCAGGACCAGATCTGGATGGTGGGGGAGAAAAGGTCGACACCAAGTATGTATCTACAATTCATGATGATGAGCTAGTAGGGGAGGCAGATAATCTTCAATCTGATGCATGTCCAAAGGAAAGCATTGTTGATGCACTGGGAGGTACTAAAGCTGCACAACTTTGTAAGGTTACAGATTCAGCTGATACAGAAACAAAAGTTGGGAGAATTGCTAATATTATTTCTCCAACTAAATCGGTTGTTACAATCCGAAAAACTGACCCTGTTGCTATAGCATGTATGGATGGACAGTCAAAACAATTAACCGCTAGCATTGTTCACAAAACAGGTACCGATGGAAGTTATCCTGCTGATGGCTTGAAGGAAGTAGATTCAAAAGCATCACCAACCACTGAGGTCGGGTTATCAAATAAAAAATCGATAAACAATAACTTCACAGCAATTGGCAATGGCTCTCTTAACACTGTACCAGATTCTAATGCAAGTGGGGCTCCCTTGCTCTCAGGAAACAAGGTTAATGTTTGTCATCGTCTGACCTTTGGCCCCAACTATCAGCAGCAGATGCAACTGGATCTACTCCCATGTGTACCTAAGAAACACCAGACTGTCTTGTTAAAGCAGGAGGATGTCCATTCTATACCACTGAATTCATTCTTGCCAGATCCATCTTCCGTTTGTTTTGGGGGCCCAATTGATGTGTCATCCGAAACTACTTTGAACTTTGAGGAGCATGGGAGTAAGTGGCACCAGAACATGGTAAAAAGAGATATATACCAGCAGTATATAACCAGAAACCTGCCAGTGAACCAAGTCGACCATAACATGCATATTCTGAGAGGTTATCCACTGCAGGCATTGAATCAGGAGGTCAAGAGAGAAACTGACCTTCCAGCAGGTGAGAAGCGAAGTCTGCTTGAAACTGAATCCAAGAGATGTGGAGTGTCTCAGTCGAATCAGTTTTTCATGTCAGACATGCACTGGAATAAAAGTGATCCTTCGCATTCTAGGTCTAGTATGTCATGTCCATCGAGGAGCGAAAATCATTCGGAAGCTGAGCTTAGAACTTGTGTCAAGAATGCTTGCTCTGAGATTGAGGAACACCGAACTGGCGATGTGAAGCTGTTTGGTAAAATTCTTAGTCACACATGTTCTTTGCAGAAATCCGGCACTTCCTCCCATGAAAGCAATGTACCTTCATCACCGAAGTTGGACGGTTGTTCAACTGCAAATTCTTCCTGTATTGTTAAAGATGGTAATCGACTTGTCTCGGATGTTGGTAATGGCCAAGTAGGCCTGGAGGATCCTCCTGCAAGAACTTATGGCTTCTGGGATGGGAAGAGAGTACAGAATGGGAATCCATCATTGCCAGATACAACAGCTATGTTGGCAAAGTACCAAGGATCGCTCGCAGGTGTCTCATTTTATTCCACCAAAGATGCTATTCCAATTCGGAATGGGGTTGTAACAGACTATCCACAGTCTTGTATGCAGCAGTTGTCGTCAGACGGAAAGCGGATAGAGAACATCCCTGAGCTGCAGAAGAGGAATGCGATTGGGATTGTTTCAGGGTTTCAACAGCAAGGTAGGGTAACTCCTCTGGGTGCCAACATGATGGGGGGAGGAGGGATCTTGGTCGGTGGTGGAGGGGTCTCAGACCCTGTTGCGGCCCTTAAGATGCATTATGCCGCTAGGGCCAGCGTAGGTAGCACTGATATGATGGAGTCATGGCGGGGAGACATGGGAGGCAGGTAG